The following proteins are encoded in a genomic region of Mobula hypostoma chromosome 25, sMobHyp1.1, whole genome shotgun sequence:
- the klhdc7a gene encoding uncharacterized protein klhdc7a, whose amino-acid sequence MEFAGKAIVSAAFVVTLTLIYKYYKARSANATRRGGSGNSDCQDSSESPEESDADARPWPSSQRLNRQENVSDPTRQINGSEQSPEKPGVKTKSLNNAADIHCADRKDLRTAGERNNGIGDVDSNRLQGEIPQPGEPGATSNHLAESRGNDLAPNSAAADISEACVVRNFQAKEGNKLNSNQGSGTEKAESKSDETVHIAGEEDYLNDISSQTCAEQGLDAYCIRESQLCQNISSFDVVSADYDSENMSLSANVTESFQDLLISPTSEVAKSSQHQPVEDQSTELLENETPEGLNSNRQSARRVWKHENNSSARKKCPEIKIQRSNTPYVQSAYQVKHENAQTGNGSGGLNILQPCMEVNHKIISTSEMTTDANDYQDRNNTCSLAQITTDQVPPDNLNNSFLQKEMRDQPAVYCSLSSIQDDIGLTVKPKTVCSLLSGLCPDEHPETTNISSCSSESDISIRAISRKHSISAIAETPAFLIDLQSDSQVCSEESTSGDFNFRAPSVDDLSTSSLGSLVDSLYLSQPDLIKETAVEIVAGANFIPIPLSNESSVEVMKCRLDLGNCYEILCVAKKHDLKDLQDAAYQVMSDNYLQVLKNPSIYGQLKATERELILSRRMDGKRYLMVVDVDVQDNVWTKAAVQQKTDGQNIARLLKPFQTNHKVYYYKNENDSWHPLVDLEVESISKDCALCTMYNYLFVVAGCQGSGKRIKLSNKVFCYNPVTNIWSEISPLNQARPNCKLVALDGHLYAIGGECLSTMEKYDPRTDRWTFTAPLPRGIFAVTHKATVCNGEIYVSRGITYYQLLRYSPKENSWNECSMMSRKDKMTDIAAVKNFIYRFEINQDYGISVFRYHIITKTSDECATKIVCKMAPFQCAVVDDTIYCINKQFMMQFIAHEISPYFKVEDCTVPPGAKGILFPFVLTLPERNTLQTPV is encoded by the coding sequence ATGGAATTCGCGGGGAAAGCTATCGTGTCGGCTGCTTTCGTGGTCACCCTGACTTTAATTTACAAGTACTATAAAGCAAGATCTGCCAATGCTACTCGAAGGGGAGGTTCGGGAAATTCCGACTGCCAAGACTCATCAGAGTCTCCAGAGGAAAGCGACGCAGATGCACGGCCGTGGCCAAGTTCTCAAAGGCTCAACAGGCAGGAAAATGTCAGTGACCCCACAAGGCAGATCAACGGAAGTGAACAGAGCCCCGAGAAACCTGGCGTGAAAACTAAGTCACTGAATAACGCGGCTGACATCCATTGCGCAGACAGAAAGGATCTCCGAACTGCAGGTGAGCGGAACAATGGGATTGGGGATGTCGACAGCAACAGGCTGCAAGGAGAAATTCCGCAGCCAGGTGAGCCCGGGGCGACGAGTAATCATCTGGCAGAGTCAAGGGGTAACGACCTTGCTCCAAACTCTGCCGCAGCTGATATCAGTGAAGCGTGTGTGGTCAGAAACTTCCAAGCTAAAGAAGGTAATAAATTAAATTCCAACCAGGGTTCAGGAACAGAGAAGGCGGAGAGCAAAAGCGATGAAACTGTACACATTGCTGGGGAGGAGGATTATTTGAACGATATCAGTTCTCAAACATGTGCCGAACAAGGATTGGATGCGTATTGTATCAGGGAGTCCCAACTGTGTCAGAATATTAGTTCCTTTGATGTTGTGAGTGCTGACTATGACTCTGAAAATATGAGCCTGTCTGCAAATGTTACTGAATCCTTCCAAGATCTTCTCATTTCACCCACATCTGAGGTGGCTAAAAGCAGTCAGCATCAACCTGTAGAGGATCAGTCAACTGAACTCTTGGAAAATGAGACCCCGGAGGGTCTCAACAGCAATAGGCAGTCAGCAAGAAGGGTCTGGAAACATGAAAATAACTCCAGTGCCCGTAAGAAATGCCCTGAAATCAAAATTCAGAGATCTAATACTCCATATGTTCAGTCTGCATATCAGGTCAAACATGAAAATGCCCAAACTGGCAATGGATCTGGTGGGCTAAATATTTTGCAGCCCTGTATGGAAGTGAATCATAAGATCATTTCAACTTCAGAAATGACAACAGATGCAAATGACTATCAGGACAGAAATAACACCTGTTCCCTTGCTCAAATTACCACAGATCAAGTTCCCCCTGACAACCTCAACAACTCATTTCTCCAGAAGGAGATGAGAGACCAGCCAGCAGTTTATTGTTCTTTGAGTTCAATTCAGGATGATATAGGTTTGACTGTCAAACCAAAGACAGTCTGTTCATTGTTATCTGGATTGTGCCCAGATGAACATCCAGAAACCACCAATATTTCTTCCTGTTCatctgagtctgacatcagtataAGAGCAATCTCCAGAAAACACAGTATTTCGGCAATTGCTGAGACCCCAGCATTTCTAATTGACCTCCAGTCAGACTCACAGGTTTGTTCAGAAGAAAGCACCTCAGGTGACTTTAACTTTAGAGCACCTTCAGTTGATGACCTGAGCACCAGTTCTCTGGGCTCTCTGGTAGATTCATTATATTTGTCTCAGCCAGACCTCATCAAGGAAACAGCAGTAGAAATTGTCGCTGGAGCCAATTTTATTCCAATCCCTTTGAGCAATGAGTCAAGTGTTGAAGTTATGAAATGTCGTTTGGATCTGGGGAACTGTTATGAGATTTTGTGCGTTGCAAAGAAACATGACCTAAAGGACCTGCAAGATGCTGCTTACCAAGTCATGAGCGACAATTACTTGCAGGTTTTGAAGAACCCAAGTATTTATGGTCAACTCAAAGCAACTGAAAGGGAACTGATCCTGTCAAGAAGGATGGATGGGAAAAGATATTTAATGGTAGTCGATGTGGATGTTCAGGATAATGTCTGGACTAAGGCAGCAGTTCAGCAAAAGACAGATGGTCAAAACATTGCCAGATTACTGAAACCTTTTCAGACCAATCACAAAGTGTATTATTACAAGAATGAGAATGATTCATGGCATCCATTAGTTGACCTGGAAGTTGAATCAATCTCCAAGGATTGTGCATTATGCACCATGTATAATTATCTATTTGTTGTGGCTGGTTGTCAGGGGTCTGGTAAAAGAATCAAACTATCCAACAAGGTGTTCTGCTACAACCCAGTGACTAACATTTGGAGTGAGATCAGTCCATTAAACCAGGCCAGGCCCAACTGCAAACTTGTGGCTTTGGATGGGCACCTTTATGCAATTGGTGGAGAGTGCCTCAGTACAATGGAGAAGTATGATCCTAGAACAGACAGATGGACTTTCACTGCACCTCTACCACGAGGAATCTTTGCTGTAACGCACAAAGCTACTGTGTGTAATGGTGAGATTTACGTGAGTAGGGGCATCACTTATTATCAACTTCTCAGATACAGTCCCAAAGAAAACTCATGGAATGAATGCAGCATGATGAGCAGGAAGGACAAGATGACTGATATAGCAGCTGTCAAAAACTTCATCTACAGGTTTGAGATTAACCAGGATTATGGTATCAGTGTGTTTCGGTATCATATCATCACCAAAACCAGTGATGAATGTGCCACCAAAATAGTTTGCAAGATGGCACCATTTCAGTGTGCTGTTGTGGATGACACTATCTACTGCATCAATAAACAGTTCATGATGCAGTTTATAGCTCATGAGATATCACCTTATTTTAAAGTGGAAGATTGCACAGTCCCTCCTGGAGCAAAAGGAATTCTGTTTCCGTTTGTCCTTACGCTGCCAGAAAGAAACACATTACAGACTCCAGTGTAA